The following are from one region of the Centropristis striata isolate RG_2023a ecotype Rhode Island chromosome 19, C.striata_1.0, whole genome shotgun sequence genome:
- the fpgs gene encoding folylpolyglutamate synthase, mitochondrial, translating to MMVCMSLVWRRGSVFAALLRKDWVCSLAGLSARYYSTKTAPQIPGMEYQDAVCTLNTLQTNASALEQVRRERSHPQQQLEAMIGFLERSGLTVEALDHLNIIHVTGTKGKGSTCAFTEQILRSYGFRTGFYSSPHLVQVRERIRINGQPIGKELFTKYFWQVYGRLAETKDAHGGTMPGYFRFLTILAFHVFLQEKVDLAVIEVGIGGAYDSTNIIRSPWVCGIASLGIDHIHILGDTIEKIAWQKGGIFKPGVPAFTVKQPEDAMAMLRSRAKEIRCPLRVCPDLEDYQTDGPLRLGLAGQHQRSNASLALQLSHTWLQKRCLPDKSFPVVGAEDTGALQATPFKPSPIMVKGLADTEWPGRNQTLKHGSVTYFLDGAHTMRSMHACVEWFKETAAQHERNASGPVARVLLFNTTGERDSAAMAKVLVPCHFDFAVFCPNITEAIASCNADQQNFNVSVENMLTRCLDNERSWHLHNNQGENKGAQLLIEDSLPLVTEQKADTLVFPCILSALQWITQGRDAVLADPAKRVLPVKPSVLAKAAPLCSAAEIHVLVTGSLHLVGGVLKHLDPASSK from the exons ATGATGGTGTGCATGTCGCTCGTGTGGCGGCGCGGCTCCGTGTTTGCCGCGCTGCTCCGAAAGGACTGGGTGTGCAGTTTGGCGGGGCTCTCAGCCAGGTACTACAGCACCAAGACGGCTCCTCAGATACCCGGCATGGAGTACCAG GATGCCGTCTGCACTCTGAACACACTACAGACCAATGCCAGCGCTCTGGAGCAGGTACGGCGGGAGCGGAGCCAccctcagcagcagctggaggccATGATAGGCTTCCTGGAACGATCCGGTCTCACT GTGGAGGCACTGGACCATCTTAATATCATTCATGTGACGGGCACAAAGGGCAAG GGGTCAACATGTGCGTTCACTGAGCAGATTTTGAGAAGTTATGGCTTCCGCACAGGATTTTACAG TTCCCCACATCTGGTTCAAGTCCGGGAGAGGATCCGAATCAACGGACAGCCCATCGGTAAAGAGCTCTTCACTAAATACTTCTGGCAAGTTTATGGACGTCTCGCCGAAACTAAG GATGCCCACGGAGGGACGATGCCAGGATACTTCCGTTTCCTCACCATCTTGGCCTTCCATGTGTTTCTCCAGGAGAAG GTGGATTTGGCTGTAATTGAGGTTGGGATTGGAGGAGCATATGACAGCACCAACATTATAAG GAGTCCGTGGGTGTGTGGCATCGCCTCTCTGGGTATCGACCACATCCACATCCTTGGAGACACCATAGAGAAGATCGCCTGGCAGAAAGGAGGCATCTTTAAG CCCGGGGTTCCTGCCTTCACAGTCAAACAGCCCGAAGATGCGATGGCGATGCTCAGGAGCAGGGCCAAAGAGATCAGA TGTCCTCTGCGGGTGTGTCCAGACTTGGAGGACTACCAGACGGATGGACCTCTGCGTCTGGGCCTCGCAGGGCAGCACCAGCGCTCCAACGCCTCCCTGGCCCTCCAGCTGAGTCACACCTGGCTGCAGAAAAGATGTCTACCAG ATAAAAGCTTCCCCGTCGTCGGTGCTGAGGACACCGGAGCCCTGCAGGCGACTCCCTTCAAGCCCAGCCCCATCATGGTGAAAG GGCTGGCGGACACAGAGTGGCCCGGGAGGAATCAGACTCTGAAACACGGATCGGTCACGTACTTCTTGGACGGAGCTCACACCATGCGCAGTATGCATGCCTGCGTGGAATGGTTCAAAGAGACCGCAGCCCAGCACGAAAGAAATGCAAG tggacCTGTGGCCAGAGTTCTTCTGTTCAAtacaacaggagagagagactcaGCAGCCATGGCTAAAGTCCTGGTG ccgtgtcattttgactttgctGTGTTCTGCCCGAACATCACTGAAGCCATCGCTTCATGTAATGCTG ACCAGCAGAACTTCAACGTCTCGGTGGAGAACATGTTGACTCGTTGCCTGGACAACGAGAGGAGCTGGCACCTCCACAACAACCAGGGGGAGAACAAAGGTGCCCAGCTGCTGATCGAGGACAGCCTGCCTCTGGTCACCGAGCAGAAAGCAGACACCCTGGTGTTCCCCTGCATCCTCAGCGCCCTCCAGTGGATCACCCAGGGCAGGGACGCCGTGCTGGCCGACCCGGCCAAGAGAGTGTTACCCGTTAAACCCAGCGTCCTCGCCAAAGCTGCTCCGCTCTGCAGCGCAGCAGAGATCCACGTCCTCGTCACCGGGAGCCTCCACTTGGTGGGAGGAGTCCTCAAACATCTGGACCCAGCTTCTTCCAAGTAA